In the genome of Pseudarthrobacter sp. IC2-21, one region contains:
- the glf gene encoding UDP-galactopyranose mutase yields the protein MTADLVIVGSGFFGLTIAEQAATELGLKVVVLDRRHHIGGNAYSEKEEQTGIEVHRYGAHLFHTSNERVWDYVNRFTTFTNYVHKVYGVHKGEVYSLPINLATINQFFRANMTPGQAQELIREQAGELAGTDPQNLNDKGIQLIGRPLYEAFIKHYTGKQWQTDPKDLPAGIISRLPVRYNYDNRYFNDKYEGLPTNGYTAWIEKMAEHPNIEVRLNTDFFDESHEYSKNKVVGNIPVIYTGPVDRYFDFAEGDLSWRTIDFEEEVLDVGDFQGTSVVNYNDDDVAYTRIIEPRHFHPEREYQAEKTVIMREFSRAAEKGDEPYYPINTAADRERLLKYRDLAAAEKDVLFGGRLGTYKYLDMHMAIGSALSMFDNKIRPHFESGAKLESGGVDA from the coding sequence GTGACCGCTGACCTCGTCATCGTAGGGTCCGGCTTTTTCGGCCTGACAATCGCAGAACAGGCCGCCACCGAGCTCGGCTTGAAGGTGGTTGTTCTCGACCGCCGCCACCATATTGGTGGAAACGCCTACAGCGAGAAGGAAGAGCAGACGGGAATCGAAGTGCACCGTTACGGTGCGCACCTTTTCCACACCTCGAACGAACGAGTGTGGGATTACGTGAACCGTTTCACCACCTTCACAAACTACGTCCACAAGGTTTACGGCGTGCATAAAGGCGAGGTTTACTCGCTGCCCATCAACCTGGCCACGATCAATCAGTTTTTCCGCGCGAACATGACCCCGGGCCAGGCGCAGGAACTGATCAGGGAGCAGGCGGGCGAGCTCGCCGGAACCGATCCACAGAACCTGAACGACAAGGGCATCCAGCTGATCGGCCGGCCGCTGTACGAAGCGTTCATCAAGCACTACACCGGCAAGCAGTGGCAGACCGATCCGAAGGACCTGCCCGCCGGCATCATCTCGCGACTGCCGGTCCGCTATAACTACGACAACCGGTACTTCAACGACAAGTACGAGGGCCTTCCCACCAACGGCTACACGGCGTGGATCGAAAAGATGGCGGAACACCCGAACATCGAAGTACGTCTGAATACTGACTTCTTCGACGAATCGCACGAGTACAGCAAGAACAAGGTTGTCGGCAACATCCCAGTCATCTACACCGGTCCGGTTGACCGTTACTTCGACTTCGCCGAAGGTGATCTCTCCTGGCGCACCATCGACTTCGAAGAAGAGGTTCTCGACGTCGGCGACTTCCAGGGAACGTCCGTGGTCAACTACAACGACGATGACGTGGCTTACACGCGCATCATTGAGCCGCGCCACTTCCACCCCGAGCGCGAGTACCAGGCGGAAAAGACCGTCATCATGCGCGAATTCTCCCGCGCCGCCGAGAAGGGCGATGAGCCGTACTACCCGATCAACACGGCAGCGGACCGGGAACGGCTGCTCAAGTACCGTGACCTAGCAGCCGCAGAGAAGGATGTCCTGTTCGGCGGCCGGCTCGGCACGTACAAATACCTGGACATGCACATGGCCATCGGCTCGGCATTGAGTATGTTCGACAACAAAATCCGTCCGCACTTCGAAAGCGGCGCCAAACTGGAAAGCGGAGGAGTGGACGCATGA
- a CDS encoding acyltransferase: MISVEASADVSEDAAIGQGAKIWHLAQVREGASLGENCIIGRGAYIGPGVKLGDNCKVQNYALVYEPAVLGVGVFIGPAVVLTNDVFPRAITSDGTLKTEDDWDKVGVTINAGAAIGARAVCIAPVTIGSWATVAAGAVVTRDVPDFALVAGVPAKRIGWVGKAGLPLRADNGTWVCPQTGSRYGEHDGGLRELSD; encoded by the coding sequence GTGATTTCAGTGGAAGCAAGCGCCGATGTTTCGGAAGACGCAGCCATCGGTCAGGGGGCGAAAATCTGGCATCTTGCGCAGGTCCGTGAAGGGGCGTCGCTGGGGGAGAACTGCATCATTGGCCGCGGCGCCTACATCGGCCCCGGCGTAAAGCTCGGCGACAACTGCAAGGTGCAGAATTACGCCCTGGTGTACGAACCTGCAGTCCTTGGCGTCGGGGTATTCATCGGGCCTGCCGTGGTGTTGACGAACGACGTTTTTCCCCGCGCGATCACGTCCGACGGGACGCTCAAAACCGAGGACGACTGGGACAAAGTGGGTGTCACGATCAACGCGGGCGCAGCCATCGGCGCCCGTGCAGTGTGCATTGCGCCGGTGACCATCGGCTCCTGGGCAACAGTGGCGGCCGGGGCAGTGGTGACGCGCGACGTGCCGGACTTCGCACTGGTGGCAGGCGTCCCCGCCAAGCGCATTGGCTGGGTGGGCAAAGCTGGACTGCCGCTGCGCGCGGACAACGGGACGTGGGTGTGCCCGCAAACGGGGAGCCGATATGGGGAGCACGACGGCGGCCTCCGCGAGCTGAGCGATTAG